One Panicum virgatum strain AP13 chromosome 3N, P.virgatum_v5, whole genome shotgun sequence DNA segment encodes these proteins:
- the LOC120666543 gene encoding uncharacterized protein LOC120666543, with the protein MGESSSEETSGAGTGGSMDRVKHENFCRAVVEDNTALLLSAVGRFKKEALCRIRKGSDASRVLDQEMSTRLLHLACKHDAVECARLLLEGGSGITAAPVDARDQLTRTPLHVAAETHSARCIELLLSKNARTDLRVVDGRTLLPLEISLMSRRVQTNWSLDKDNSIEDLLSFLKERDLKAVRLLAEKTRVVGELAYRYAMEGRVPALAMLLLVVEEKISAQVSVVIEGVRTKRSIYNAVVDEALSMGDASARDGNERRKALLCEIQLLNQFGSASWREHTDRRTLPPLLRAAKVGDMNVIKMLLMGNVDVNEADSEGNTALHWCLSGSSSTQEPRIVWLLLKNGARVFQGNKLGLTPVHSAAAKGNYKALQSLLLHAQDCVDIPTKTKETPLFLAVKNGSVDCVKLLLRFGADTKARNLRKQRPIDVATSQDMRFILSSANVVPFSGNHSSLQKNHLMKKEICKELLGDDFDDLYSEDYSESYTGLKTSVGQRDLRSSNRSAQGPKSKSQYVTKQGQGSKFVPRNNHWPKHDYTRKIFVGGLPPSVDSEYLIEFFNAEFGPVEEAVVIGIPVGNRMQSRGFGFVKFEREEDMISAKEAHHVYMLGKRVEVKDAVARPYLPLEEQRATSLRQFIKERPKVNHSVPDGELTEEHNLQKRRPLPEKCLPSWFFIFRKWLPGFLEDASERLGGERYPLSSLKGDFRATCRMELDHTALGYPKLSDFMRSLPGICRMCVVPVGCGPATHMVLLPPLSRPKYVPLLEPYSVDHDELPESVSDYHSPRSPLNANITDDSPHNTDSQHGDDACSGTNVQIQQSDDACSKSNGQSHQADGSSRSSAESMLDGSSSDNGSLLDDIPVSTPKLDLVEPVPAGKSDVIDPAPTRKPDLIEYVPTRKPDLIDCIPTRKPDSVQYGSLHRNESGPVRKPNLLDFGPTRKLDFIQSRPSACFVDCPVERPAVPPSSCETEMRFSFFESQWDKYLAPNPKSDSCIICRSCEAAMELVPCHHKICVACLMRCNVRACMACGTSVSGVKSSSPAADAPYRYMGVTERVPEQRCQLMVVCRGAEAIVRCSPCRHAIACRGCLLSSVTLLKTCTTCGCTIQHFMFG; encoded by the exons ATGGGGGAG AGTTCAAGTGAAGAAACCAGCGGTGCGGGGACTGGCGGCAGCATGGACCGCGTGAAGCACGAGAACTTCTGCCGCGCCGTCGTGGAGGACAACACCGCGCTCCTCCTCTCGGCGGTGGGGAGGTTCAAGAAGGAGGCCCTGTGCCGCATCCGCAAGGGCTCCGACGCCTCGAGGGTGCTGGACCAGGAGATGTCCACGAGGCTGCTGCACCTCGCCTGCAAGCACGACGCGGTGGAGTGCGCCAGGCTGCTCCTCGAGGGCGGCAGCGGGATCACGGCAGCCCCCGTTGATGCCAGGGACCAGCTCACGCGGACGCCGCTGCACGTTGCCGCTGAGACACACTCGGCCAGGTGCATCGAGCTGCTGCTCTCCAAGAACGCCCGCACTGATCTGAGGGTGGTTGATGGGAGAACACTTCTCCCGCTTGAGATCTCACTAATGAGCAGGAG AGTTCAAACTAATTGGTCGCTGGACAAGGACAACTCAATTGAAGATCTTCTGTCTTTTCTTAAAGAAAGG GATCTCAAAGCAGTAAGGCTCCTGGCAGAGAAAACCAGAGTGGTCGGGGAGCTTGCTTACAGATATGCCATGGAGGGACGTGTACCTGCATTGGCAATGCTGCTTCTCGTGGTGGAAGAGAAGATATCGGCACAAGTGAGTGTAGTGATAGAGGGTGTCAGAACAAAGAGATCAATTTACAATGCTGTTGTGGATGAGGCTTTATCCATGGGAGATGCTTCAGCTCGTGATGGAAATGAAAGGAGAAAGGCTCTGCTATGTGAGATTCAGCTGCTTAACCAATTTGGGTCGGCATCTTGGAGGGAGCACACTGACAGGAGAACATTACCCCCTCTACTCAGGGCTGCTAAG GTTGGAGATATGAATGTCATAAAGATGCTTCTGATGGGGAATGTTGATGTAAATGAAGCCGACTCTGAAGGAAACACAGCACTTCACTGGTGCCTTAGTGGTAGCTCAAGTACACAGGAGCCAAG GATTGTGTGGCTCCTGCTCAAGAATGGGGCCAGAGTTTTCCAGGGGAACAAATTAGGGCTCACTCCAGTACACAGTGCTGCAGCTAAGGGCAATTACAAGGCTCTTCAG TCACTTCTGCTTCATGCCCAAGATTGTGTTGATATACCTACCAAGACCAAAGAAACCCCATTATTCTTAGCAGTGAAGAATGGTTCTGTGGACTGTGTTAAACTCCTTTTGCGTTTTGGGGCTGATACCAAAGCCCGGAACCTACG AAAGCAAAGACCCATTGACGTGGCAACGTCCCAGGACATGCGTTTCATTCTTAGCTCTGCAAATGTGGTACCAT TTTCAGGGAACCATAGCTCACTTCAAAAGAATCATTTGATGAAAAAGGAAATTTGCAAAGAGCTTCTGGGTGATGATTTTGATGACTTATACAGTGAGGACTATAGTGAAAG CTATACTGGGCTAAAGACATCAGTAGGCCAGCGTGATTTGCGGTCCAGTAACCGTTCTGCTCAAGGGCCTAAGAGTAAGAGCCAATATGTTACAAAACAAGGACAAGgctcaaagtttgtgccacgg AACAATCATTGGCCAAAGCATGACTACACTCGAAAAATTTTTGTTGGGGGCCTCCCACCTTCAGTAGACTCTG AGTACCTTATTGAATTCTTCAATGCTGAATTTGGGCCTGTGGAGGAAGCAGTGGTCATTGGGATACcggtaggcaatcgaatgcagTCCCGAGGTTTTGGCTTTGTAAAATTTGAAAGAGAGGAGGATATGATCAGTGCAAAGGAAGCTCATCATGTATACATGCTTGGGAAGAGAGTGGAGGTAAAGGATGCTGTTGCTAGACCATATTTGCCTTTAGAAGAACAAAGAGCTACTTCTCTGAGGCAATTCATCAAGGAGCGCCCAAAGGTAAACCATAGTGTGCCGGATGGTGAACTAACTGAGGAACACAACCTTCAGAAGCGGCGACCATTGCCTGAGAAATGCCTTCCATCTTGGTTCTTCATATTCAGGAAGTGGTTGCCAGGATTTCTTGAGGATGCATCTGAGCGACTTGGGGGAGAGAGGTATCCATTAAGCTCTTTGAAAGGTGATTTCAGAGCAACTTGCAGGATGGAACTTGATCACACTGCACTTGGTTATCCTAAGCTAAGTGACTTTATGCGCTCCCTCCCTGGCATCTGCAGGATGTGTGTAGTTCCTGTTGGATGCGGACCTGCAACACACATGGTCCTTCTTCCACCACTCTCAAGACCAAAGTATGTACCCTTGCTAGAGCCTTACTCCGTTGATCACGATGAGCTCCCTGAATCAGTGTCAGATTATCACTCCCCAAGATCTCCACTTAATGCCAACATCACTGATGACTCCCCTCATAACACTGACAGCCAGCACGGTGATGATGCATGCAGTGGGACTAATGTTCAGATCCAACAGAGTGATGATGCATGCAGTAAGAGCAATGGTCAGAGCCATCAGGCTGATggaagcagcaggagcagtgcTGAAAGCATGCTGGATGGAAGTTCCTCTGATAATGGCAGCTTGCTTGATGATATTCCTGTCAGCACCCCAAAGCTAGATTTGGTTGAGCCTGTACCTGCAGGAAAGTCTGATGTGATTGACCCTGCACCTACAAGAAAGCCTGATTTGATTGAGTATGTACCTACAAGAAAGCCAGATTTGATCGACTGCATACCTACAAGAAAGCCTGATTCAGTACAGTATGGATCTCTTCACAGAAACGAGTCTGGACCAGTCCGGAAGCCTAATTTGCTTGATTTTGGACCTACAAGAAAGCTCGACTTCATTCAGTCCAGGCCTTCAGCGTGCTTTGTTGATTGTCCAGTTGAAAGGCCTGCAGTTCCTCCAAGCAGCTGTGAGACTGAAATGAGATTCTCTTTCTTCGAGTCTCAGTGGGACAAGTATCTG GCTCCAAACCCCAAGAGTGACTCTTGCATCATCTGTCGATCTTGCGAAGCTGCTATGGAGCTCGTCCCATGCCATCATAAGATATGTGTTGCCTGCCTGATGAGGTGTAATGTCAGGGCATGCATGGCTTGTGGCACTTCTGTAAGTGGAGTGAAGTCTTCCTCCCCAGCAGCGGATGCGCCATACAGATACATG GGTGTCACGGAGCGCGTTCCGGAGCAAAGGTGCCAGTTGATGGTTGTCTGTCGTGGTGCTGAGGCGATCGTTAGATGCTCCCCCTGTAGGCATGCCATTGCTTGCCGAGGATGCCTCCTGTCATCAGTGACTTTACTGAAGACCTGCACCACCTGTGGCTGCACGATTCAGCACTTTATGTTTGGTTGA
- the LOC120667986 gene encoding spidroin-1-like: MAAWRQCPACWPWRRRAVELARTVAGAGGELGGAETMARRGGIHQRPVACPSPASPPSARRSPRWRDGAGERGGAREREEGEREEAVTEVWRRTGEVERPRRGWTTSTRRKGLLGGADQGPCQPSSCRVSVRASATLCLAARRSGRGVVRERCSSLHPAADLRARGRPPVPVPAPGSGAQRARAPPAAQEDATEREGEGGLELRGTRRGRGSLEPGRVGSGGAGLNCRARSRGAGRRSRGPRWATAVAGGASPRRGSGQAAPAPWRGGGRPAPPSHDGAWPVSGGGGGGLRSPAMASAPTASRSAEAQAARRRAHGGAAERWAAAAPPSSGRDGPARASGGGGHGPVWTYAAGTLPLRRRLLTAARPSRREAVGQRGPGATVAA; this comes from the coding sequence atggcggcgtggCGGCAGTGCCCCGCGTGTTGGccatggaggcggcgggcggtggagcTCGCGCGCACGGTGGCCGGAGCGGGCGGTGAGCTGGGTGGCGCGGAGACCATGGCGCGACGGGGCGGCATCCACCAGCGGCCCGTGGCctgcccctcccctgcttcgcctCCGTCGGCGAGACGCAGCCCCCGGTGGCGGGACGGtgcgggcgagcgcggcggggcaCGGGAGCGCGAGGAAGGTGAGCGGGAAGAGGCGGTGACGGAGGTCTGGAGGCGAACAGGCGAGGTGGAGCGCCCGCGGCGTGGCTGGACCACCTCGACCCGGCGCAAgggcctcctcggcggcgcggaCCAGGGGCCTTGCCAGCCGTCCTCGTGCCGGGTGTCCGTCCGCGCGTCCGCCACGCTCTGCCTCGCCGCTCGTCGGAGTGGTCGTGGCGTCGTGCGCGAGCGGTGTTCGTCCCTGCACCCGGCGGCAGATCTCCGCGCGCGTGGGCGGCCGCCCGTCCCCGTCCCTGCCCCCGGCAGCGGAGCTCAGCGCGCGCGGGCGCCCCCCGCGGCGCAGGAGGATGCGACGGAGAGAGAGGGCGAGGGCGGACTCGAGCTCCGCGGcacgcggcgggggcgaggcagCCTCGAGCCTGGGCGGGTGGGCAGCGGAGGTGCCGGGCTCAACTGCCGTGCACGCAGTCGAGGCGCTGGGCGGCGCTCACGCGGCCCGCGATGGGCAACGGCAGTGGCGGGCGGCGCGTCGCCACGGCGGGGCTCCGGCCAGGCGGCCCCTGCTCCGtggcgaggcggcgggcggccggcccctccGAGTCACGACGGCGCGTGGCCTgtctccggcggcgggggcggagggctCCGCTCTCCTGCCATGGCCTCTGCGCCGACCGCCTCGAGATCGGCGGAGGCgcaggcggcgcggaggcgagcACATGGAGGAGCAGCGGAGCGATGGGCTGCTGCTGCCCCACCCTCCTCCGGGCGCGACGGTCCGGCGCGtgctagcggcggcggtgggcacgGGCCGGTCTGGACGTACGCAGCGGGCACCCTCCctttgcggcggcggctcctcacGGCGGCCCGTCCCTCCCGGCGTGAAGCTGTTGGGCAGCGCGGGCCCGGTGCCACGGTGGCGGCGTAG
- the LOC120666544 gene encoding uncharacterized protein LOC120666544 isoform X1 encodes MNTYERQMGLPDERVQVDALERHLLGGLSSNYYNRSIEDEVLHDASFAEMEDNFVKYKISQWILLPLLLVLAWGVGVLMLLYLPIRIYVCRRDFCSRKLYLTPHAVVYKVNKPVAFPCFGVFKEKYVILPSISDVVVEQGYLQSFFGVYSIRIENVGVRKPPSDDVKITGVAHPHDFRKAVLIHLLNIRNLNFSRRAPSDGQQSTNWNPIASASEPPLGDLILEKLDEVEISVKWRTSIARSQWWTGVAQPSWTPSR; translated from the exons ATGAATACTTATGAACGACAGATGGGATTACCAGATGAAAGAGTGCAAGTAGATGCACTAGAAAGACATTTATTGGGTGGTTTATCTTCAAACTACTATAACAGAAGTATTGAGGATGAGGTCCTCCATGATGCATCATTTGCAGAAATGGAAGATAATTTTGTTAAGTATAAAATTTCCCAGTGGATTCTTTTACCTTTATTACTAGTGTTAGCTTGGGGAGTAGGAGTGCTCATGCTACTTTACCTACCTATTCGGATATATGTATGTCGGAGGGACTTCTGCTCAAGGAAGTTGTATTTGACACCACATGCTGTTGTTTATAAG GTAAACAAGCCTGTTGCATTTCCTTGTTTTGGGGTTTTCAAGGAGAAATATGTTATCCTCCCTTCAATTTCTGATGTTGTTGTTGAGCAAG GTTATCTCCAATCCTTTTTTGGGGTATATTCTATCAGAATTGAGAATGTTGGTGTTAGAAAGCCTCCTAGTGATGATGTAAAAATAACTGGGGTTGCTCACCCACATGATTTCAGGAAG GCTGTTTTAATCCATCTTTTGAACATAAGGAACCTGAATTTCAGTAGGAGAGCCCCATCTGATGGACAACAGAGCACAAATTGGAATCCTATAGCTAGTGCTTCA GAGCCTCCTCTTGGGGATTTGATACTAGAGAAGCTTGATGAAGTTGAAATCTCTGTAAAG TGGAGGACAAGCATAGCGCGGAGCCAGTGGTGGACAGGTGTAGCGCAGCCGTCATGGACGCCGAGCCGGTAG
- the LOC120666544 gene encoding uncharacterized protein LOC120666544 isoform X2, with protein MNTYERQMGLPDERVQVDALERHLLGGLSSNYYNRSIEDEVLHDASFAEMEDNFVKYKISQWILLPLLLVLAWGVGVLMLLYLPIRIYVCRRDFCSRKLYLTPHAVVYKVNKPVAFPCFGVFKEKYVILPSISDVVVEQGYLQSFFGVYSIRIENVGVRKPPSDDVKITGVAHPHDFRKAVLIHLLNIRNLNFSRRAPSDGQQSTNWNPIASASEPPLGDLILEKLDEVEISVKKMQAMVQGVETSKTKTTSS; from the exons ATGAATACTTATGAACGACAGATGGGATTACCAGATGAAAGAGTGCAAGTAGATGCACTAGAAAGACATTTATTGGGTGGTTTATCTTCAAACTACTATAACAGAAGTATTGAGGATGAGGTCCTCCATGATGCATCATTTGCAGAAATGGAAGATAATTTTGTTAAGTATAAAATTTCCCAGTGGATTCTTTTACCTTTATTACTAGTGTTAGCTTGGGGAGTAGGAGTGCTCATGCTACTTTACCTACCTATTCGGATATATGTATGTCGGAGGGACTTCTGCTCAAGGAAGTTGTATTTGACACCACATGCTGTTGTTTATAAG GTAAACAAGCCTGTTGCATTTCCTTGTTTTGGGGTTTTCAAGGAGAAATATGTTATCCTCCCTTCAATTTCTGATGTTGTTGTTGAGCAAG GTTATCTCCAATCCTTTTTTGGGGTATATTCTATCAGAATTGAGAATGTTGGTGTTAGAAAGCCTCCTAGTGATGATGTAAAAATAACTGGGGTTGCTCACCCACATGATTTCAGGAAG GCTGTTTTAATCCATCTTTTGAACATAAGGAACCTGAATTTCAGTAGGAGAGCCCCATCTGATGGACAACAGAGCACAAATTGGAATCCTATAGCTAGTGCTTCA GAGCCTCCTCTTGGGGATTTGATACTAGAGAAGCTTGATGAAGTTGAAATCTCTGTAAAG AAAATGCAAGCAATGGTACAGGGTGTTGAAACTTCGAAAACAAAGACCACATCCAGTTGA
- the LOC120666544 gene encoding uncharacterized protein LOC120666544 isoform X5: MNTYERQMGLPDERVQVDALERHLLGGLSSNYYNRSIEDEVLHDASFAEMEDNFVKYKISQWILLPLLLVLAWGVGVLMLLYLPIRIYVCRRDFCSRKLYLTPHAVVYKVNKPVAFPCFGVFKEKYVILPSISDVVVEQGYLQSFFGVYSIRIENVGVRKPPSDDVKITGVAHPHDFRKEPPLGDLILEKLDEVEISVKWRTSIARSQWWTGVAQPSWTPSR, from the exons ATGAATACTTATGAACGACAGATGGGATTACCAGATGAAAGAGTGCAAGTAGATGCACTAGAAAGACATTTATTGGGTGGTTTATCTTCAAACTACTATAACAGAAGTATTGAGGATGAGGTCCTCCATGATGCATCATTTGCAGAAATGGAAGATAATTTTGTTAAGTATAAAATTTCCCAGTGGATTCTTTTACCTTTATTACTAGTGTTAGCTTGGGGAGTAGGAGTGCTCATGCTACTTTACCTACCTATTCGGATATATGTATGTCGGAGGGACTTCTGCTCAAGGAAGTTGTATTTGACACCACATGCTGTTGTTTATAAG GTAAACAAGCCTGTTGCATTTCCTTGTTTTGGGGTTTTCAAGGAGAAATATGTTATCCTCCCTTCAATTTCTGATGTTGTTGTTGAGCAAG GTTATCTCCAATCCTTTTTTGGGGTATATTCTATCAGAATTGAGAATGTTGGTGTTAGAAAGCCTCCTAGTGATGATGTAAAAATAACTGGGGTTGCTCACCCACATGATTTCAGGAAG GAGCCTCCTCTTGGGGATTTGATACTAGAGAAGCTTGATGAAGTTGAAATCTCTGTAAAG TGGAGGACAAGCATAGCGCGGAGCCAGTGGTGGACAGGTGTAGCGCAGCCGTCATGGACGCCGAGCCGGTAG
- the LOC120666544 gene encoding uncharacterized protein LOC120666544 isoform X6 produces the protein MNTYERQMGLPDERVQVDALERHLLGGLSSNYYNRSIEDEVLHDASFAEMEDNFVNKPVAFPCFGVFKEKYVILPSISDVVVEQGYLQSFFGVYSIRIENVGVRKPPSDDVKITGVAHPHDFRKAVLIHLLNIRNLNFSRRAPSDGQQSTNWNPIASASEPPLGDLILEKLDEVEISVKWRTSIARSQWWTGVAQPSWTPSR, from the exons ATGAATACTTATGAACGACAGATGGGATTACCAGATGAAAGAGTGCAAGTAGATGCACTAGAAAGACATTTATTGGGTGGTTTATCTTCAAACTACTATAACAGAAGTATTGAGGATGAGGTCCTCCATGATGCATCATTTGCAGAAATGGAAGATAATTTT GTAAACAAGCCTGTTGCATTTCCTTGTTTTGGGGTTTTCAAGGAGAAATATGTTATCCTCCCTTCAATTTCTGATGTTGTTGTTGAGCAAG GTTATCTCCAATCCTTTTTTGGGGTATATTCTATCAGAATTGAGAATGTTGGTGTTAGAAAGCCTCCTAGTGATGATGTAAAAATAACTGGGGTTGCTCACCCACATGATTTCAGGAAG GCTGTTTTAATCCATCTTTTGAACATAAGGAACCTGAATTTCAGTAGGAGAGCCCCATCTGATGGACAACAGAGCACAAATTGGAATCCTATAGCTAGTGCTTCA GAGCCTCCTCTTGGGGATTTGATACTAGAGAAGCTTGATGAAGTTGAAATCTCTGTAAAG TGGAGGACAAGCATAGCGCGGAGCCAGTGGTGGACAGGTGTAGCGCAGCCGTCATGGACGCCGAGCCGGTAG
- the LOC120666544 gene encoding uncharacterized protein LOC120666544 isoform X4, protein MNTYERQMGLPDERVQVDALERHLLGGLSSNYYNRSIEDEVLHDASFAEMEDNFVKYKISQWILLPLLLVLAWGVGVLMLLYLPIRIYVCRRDFCSRKLYLTPHAVVYKVNKPVAFPCFGVFKEKYVILPSISDVVVEQGYLQSFFGVYSIRIENVGVRKPPSDDVKITGVAHPHDFRKSTNWNPIASASEPPLGDLILEKLDEVEISVKWRTSIARSQWWTGVAQPSWTPSR, encoded by the exons ATGAATACTTATGAACGACAGATGGGATTACCAGATGAAAGAGTGCAAGTAGATGCACTAGAAAGACATTTATTGGGTGGTTTATCTTCAAACTACTATAACAGAAGTATTGAGGATGAGGTCCTCCATGATGCATCATTTGCAGAAATGGAAGATAATTTTGTTAAGTATAAAATTTCCCAGTGGATTCTTTTACCTTTATTACTAGTGTTAGCTTGGGGAGTAGGAGTGCTCATGCTACTTTACCTACCTATTCGGATATATGTATGTCGGAGGGACTTCTGCTCAAGGAAGTTGTATTTGACACCACATGCTGTTGTTTATAAG GTAAACAAGCCTGTTGCATTTCCTTGTTTTGGGGTTTTCAAGGAGAAATATGTTATCCTCCCTTCAATTTCTGATGTTGTTGTTGAGCAAG GTTATCTCCAATCCTTTTTTGGGGTATATTCTATCAGAATTGAGAATGTTGGTGTTAGAAAGCCTCCTAGTGATGATGTAAAAATAACTGGGGTTGCTCACCCACATGATTTCAGGAAG AGCACAAATTGGAATCCTATAGCTAGTGCTTCA GAGCCTCCTCTTGGGGATTTGATACTAGAGAAGCTTGATGAAGTTGAAATCTCTGTAAAG TGGAGGACAAGCATAGCGCGGAGCCAGTGGTGGACAGGTGTAGCGCAGCCGTCATGGACGCCGAGCCGGTAG
- the LOC120666544 gene encoding uncharacterized protein LOC120666544 isoform X3 has product MGLPDERVQVDALERHLLGGLSSNYYNRSIEDEVLHDASFAEMEDNFVKYKISQWILLPLLLVLAWGVGVLMLLYLPIRIYVCRRDFCSRKLYLTPHAVVYKVNKPVAFPCFGVFKEKYVILPSISDVVVEQGYLQSFFGVYSIRIENVGVRKPPSDDVKITGVAHPHDFRKAVLIHLLNIRNLNFSRRAPSDGQQSTNWNPIASASEPPLGDLILEKLDEVEISVKWRTSIARSQWWTGVAQPSWTPSR; this is encoded by the exons ATGGGATTACCAGATGAAAGAGTGCAAGTAGATGCACTAGAAAGACATTTATTGGGTGGTTTATCTTCAAACTACTATAACAGAAGTATTGAGGATGAGGTCCTCCATGATGCATCATTTGCAGAAATGGAAGATAATTTTGTTAAGTATAAAATTTCCCAGTGGATTCTTTTACCTTTATTACTAGTGTTAGCTTGGGGAGTAGGAGTGCTCATGCTACTTTACCTACCTATTCGGATATATGTATGTCGGAGGGACTTCTGCTCAAGGAAGTTGTATTTGACACCACATGCTGTTGTTTATAAG GTAAACAAGCCTGTTGCATTTCCTTGTTTTGGGGTTTTCAAGGAGAAATATGTTATCCTCCCTTCAATTTCTGATGTTGTTGTTGAGCAAG GTTATCTCCAATCCTTTTTTGGGGTATATTCTATCAGAATTGAGAATGTTGGTGTTAGAAAGCCTCCTAGTGATGATGTAAAAATAACTGGGGTTGCTCACCCACATGATTTCAGGAAG GCTGTTTTAATCCATCTTTTGAACATAAGGAACCTGAATTTCAGTAGGAGAGCCCCATCTGATGGACAACAGAGCACAAATTGGAATCCTATAGCTAGTGCTTCA GAGCCTCCTCTTGGGGATTTGATACTAGAGAAGCTTGATGAAGTTGAAATCTCTGTAAAG TGGAGGACAAGCATAGCGCGGAGCCAGTGGTGGACAGGTGTAGCGCAGCCGTCATGGACGCCGAGCCGGTAG
- the LOC120666545 gene encoding acyl transferase 5-like, giving the protein MVKITVTRKSQSFVVPASEPAPPSAETTTLELSAIDRVPGLRHTVRSLHVFHNKKQSSTTGCGDDDDDAARPGEVIRAALSRALVDYRPFAGRFVGSVAAGEACVECTDDGAWFVEAVADCSLEDVNGLDYPLMVSEEELLPAPEEGVDPTSIPVMMQVTEFACGGFVVGLVAVHTLADGLGAAQFINAISEFARGMEKPTVAPIWARALIPNPPKLLPGAPPSFHSFGFQHFTMDVTSDLIANVKTQYHQATGQYCSTFDVAIAKVWQARTKALRYNLESQVHVCFFANTRHLLTQVLPKNGGFYGNCFYPVSVTATAEEVVTAGLLDVIRMIRNGKARLPLEFSKWAAGDASVDPYQLTFEHNVLFVSDWTRLGFFEVDYGWGAPNHIVPFTYADYMAVAVLGAPPSPKKGTRIMTQCVEEKHLMDFKDEMKTFF; this is encoded by the exons ATGGTGAAAATCACCGTAACAAGGAAATCCCAGTCCTTCGTCGTGCCGGCATccgagccggcgccgccgtcggccgagACGACGACGCTCGAGCTGTCGGCGATCGACCGCGTGCCGGGCCTTCGCCACACGGTGCGGTCCCTGCACGTGTTCCACAACAAGAAGCAGTCCTCCACCACCGgctgcggcgacgacgacgacgatgctgCCAGGCCGGGGGAGGTGATCCGCGCGGCGCTGTCCCGCGCGCTGGTGGATTACCGCCCGTTCGCCGGCCGCTTCGTCGGCTCGGTCGCCGCCGGGGAGGCCTGCGTCGAGTGCACCGACGACGGCGCGTGGTTCGTGGAGGCCGTCGCCGACTGCAGCCTCGAGGACGTGAATGGCCTCGACTACCCGCTCATGGTCTCCGAGGAAGAGCTGCTGCCCGCTCCAGAGGAAGGCGTTGACCCTACAAGTATTCCGGTCATGATGCAG gttacagaatttgcatgtgGAGGATTTGTGGTCGGGCTGGTAGCAGTCCACACACTTGCAGATGGGCTGGGTGCAGCCCAATTCATCAACGCAATTTCTGAGTTTGCTCGTGGAATGGAGAAGCCCACAGTAGCACCCATATGGGCTCGGGCTTTAATACCGAACCCACCCAAACTGCTTCCTGGGGCACCACCATCCTTCCATTCCTTCGGGTTCCAACACTTCACCATGGATGTGACCTCTGACCTCATTGCCAATGTTAAGACCCAGTACCATCAGGCCACAGGACAGTACTGTTCCACCTTTGATGTTGCCATCGCCAAGGTTTGGCAAGCAAGAACCAAGGCACTCAGGTACAACTTGGAGTCCCAAGTTCATGTCTGCTTCTTCGCCAACACCCGCCACCTCCTCACTCAGGTGCTGCCTAAGAATGGGGGCTTCTATGGTAACTGCTTCTATCCAGTTTCTGTGACGGCTACTGCTGAGGAGGTTGTCACTGCTGGGTTGCTTGATGTGATAAGGATGATAAGGAATGGGAAGGCTAGGCTTCCCCTGGAGTTTTCCAAGTGGGCAGCAGGGGATGCGAGTGTGGATCCATACCAGTTGACATTTGAGCACAATGTGTTGTTTGTGTCTGATTGGACAAGGCTTGGGTTCTTTGAGGTTGACTATGGGTGGGGTGCACCAAACCATATTGTACCATTCACTTATGCAGACTACATGGCAGTGGCGGTTCTTGGGGCTCCACCTTCACCGAAGAAGGGAACTCGCATCATGACGCAGTGTGTGGAGGAGAAGCATCTCATGGACTTCAAGGATGAGATGAAGACCTTCTTTTAG